Proteins found in one Hippopotamus amphibius kiboko isolate mHipAmp2 chromosome 12, mHipAmp2.hap2, whole genome shotgun sequence genomic segment:
- the CAPRIN2 gene encoding caprin-2 isoform X2 translates to MKSAKPQVNHSQHGESQRAVSPLQSALSSAASPSQAYETYIDNGLICLKHKIRNIEKKKLKLEDYKDRLKNGEQLNPDQLEAVEKYEEVLHNLEFAKELQKTFSGLSQDLLKAQKKAQRREHMLKLEAEKKKLRTILQVQYVLQNLMQEHVQKDFKGGLNGAVYLPLKELDYLIKFSKLTCPERNESLSVEDQMEQSSLYFWDLLEGSEKAVVGTTYKHMKDLLSKLLNSGYFESIPVPKNAKEKEVSLEEEMLIKSEKKKQLLKTESVKESESLMELTQPEIQPQEFLNRRYMTEVDYTSKQDEEQSWEADYARKPNLPKCWDILTEPDGQEKKQESFKSWESSVKHQEVSKPAASLEQRKQEIPKLRSSLQEEQKKQDVSKTKATPSQWKQETPKSKAGYVQEEQKKQETSKPWPAQLQKEQDPKKQTPKSWTPSVQNDQDITKSWTTPICEEQDSRQPETPKSWENSVESQKHSLTPQSQISPKSWGVATASLIPNDQLLPRKFNTEPKDVPKPMHQPVGSSSTLPKDPVLRKEKLQDLMTQIQGTCNFMQESILDFDKPSSAIPSSQPPSATPGSPVASTEQNLSNQSDFLQEPLQAASSPVTCSSNACLVTADQASSGSGKEFMTSETPEAAVPPSKPPSSLASPNPPMSKGSDQGFQSPPASSSSVTINTAPFQAMQTVFNVNAPLPPRKEQEIKESPYSPGYNQSFTTASTQTPPQCQLPAIHVEQTVLSQETASYPDGTIQVSNGSLAFYPAQTNVFPRPSQPFVNSRGSVRGCTRGGRLLTNSYRSPGGYKGFDTYRGPPSISNGNYSQLQFQAREYPGTPYSQRDNFQQCYKRGGTSGGPRANSRAGWSDSSQVSSPERDNETFTSGDSGQGDSRSMTPVDVPVTNPAATILPVHVYPLPQQMRVAFSAARTSNLAPGTLDQPIVFDLLLNNLGETFDLQLGRFNCPVNGTYVFIFHMLKLAVNVPLYVNLMKNEEVLVSAYANDGAPDHETASNHAVLQLFQGDQIWLRLHRGAIYGSSWKYSTFSGYLLYQD, encoded by the exons GAAGCAGTTGAAAAATATGAAGAAGTGCTACATAACTTAGAATTTGCCAAGGAGCTTCAGAAAACCTTTTCTGGACTGAGCCAAGAT CTACTTAAAGCGCAGaagaaagcccagagaagggAGCACATGCTAAAACTTGAAGCTGAGAAGAAAAAGCTTCGCACTATACTTCAAGTTCAGTATGTATTGCAGAACTTGATGCAGGAACATGTACAGAAAGACTTCAAAGGGGGCTTGAATGGTGCAGTGTATTTGCCTTTAAAAGAACTTGACTACCtcattaaattttcaaaactgaccTGTCCTGAAAGGAATGAAAGTCTGAG TGTTGAAGACCAGATGGAGCAGTCATCCTTGTACTTTTGGGACCTTTTGGAAGGTAGTGAGAAAGCAGTGGTAGGAACGACAT acaaacacatgaaagatcTACTGTCTAAGTTGCTGAACTCAGGCTATTTTGAAAGTATACCAGTTCCAAAAAATGCTAAGGAAAAAGAGGTATCATTGGAagaagaaatgctaataaaatcagagaagaaaaaacagttaTTGAAGACTGAATCTGTCAAAGAGTCAG AGTCGCTTATGGAACTTACACAGCCAGAGATACAACCACAAGAG TTTCTTAACAGACGCTACATGACAGAAGTAGATTATACAAGTAAACAAGATGAAGAGCAATCTTGGGAAGCAGATTATGCTAGAAAACCAAATCTCCCCAAATGTTGGGATATACTTACTGAACCAGATGGCCAGGAGAAGAAACAGGAATCCTTCAAGTCCTGGGAGTCTTCTGTTAAGCACCAGGAGGTATCAAAGCCTGCAGCTTCCTTAGAACAGAGGAAACAAGAGATTCCAAAACTCAGGTCCAGTCTGCAGGAAGAGCAGAAGAAGCAGGATGTCTCCAAAACCAAGGCAACTCCTAGCCAGTGGAAGCAAGAAACTCCTAAATCCAAAGCGGGATACGTTCAAGAGGAACAGAAGAAGCAGGAGACATCAAAGCCTTGGCCAGCTCAGCTGCAGAAAGAACAGGATCCAAAGAAGCAAACTCCAAAGTCTTGGACACCTTCTGTGCAGAATGACCAGGACATCACCAAGTCATGGACCACTCCCATCTGTGAAGAACAGGATTCAAGACAGCCAGAGACTCCAAAATCCTGGGAAAACAGTGTTGAGAGTCaaaaacactctttaacaccacaGTCACAGATTTCTCCAAAGTCCTGGGGGGTAGCTACAGCAAGCCTCATACCAAACGACCAGCTCCTGCCCAGGAAGTTTAATACAGAACCCAAAGAT GTGCCTAAGCCTATGCATCAGCCTGTAGGTTCTTCCTCCACTCTTCCCAAGGATCCAGTATtgaggaaagaaaaactgcaggATCTGATGACCCAGATTCAAGGAACTTGTAACTTTATGCAA GAATCAATTCTGGATTTTGACAAACCTTCAAGTGCAATTCCATCATCACAGCCGCCTTCAGCTACTCCAGGTAGCCCAGTAG CATCTACAGAACAAAATCTATCCAATCAAAGTGATTTTCTTCAAGAGCCATTACAG GCCGCTTCTTCTCCAGTTACTTGTAGCTCAAATGCTTGCTTGGTTACTGCCGATCAGGCTTCTTCGGGATCTGGCAAAGAGTTTATGACCTCAGAGACTCCTGAG GCAGCAGTTCCCCCAAGCAAGCCACCGTCTTCACTAGCTTCTCCAAATCCTCCCATGTCAAAGGGCTCTGACCAGGGCTTCCAGTCACCTCCAGCAAGTAGTAGTTCAGTAACCATTAACACAGCACCCTTTCAAGCCATGCAGACA GTATTTAATGTTAATGCACCTCTGCCTCCACGTAAagagcaagaaataaaagaatccccTTATTCACCTGGCTACAATCAAAGTTTTACTACAGCAAGTACACAAACACCACCCCAGTGCCAACTGCCAGCTATACACGTAGAACAAACTGTCCTTTCTCAAGAGACTG CAAGTTATCCTGATGGAACTATTCAAGTAAGCAATGGTAGCCTTGCCTTTTACCCAGCACAGACGAATGTATTTCCCAGACCCTCTCAGCCATTTGTCAATAGCCGGGGATCTGTTAGAGGATGTACTCGTGGTGGGAGATTACTAACCAATTCGTATCGGTCCCCTGGTGGTTATAAAG GTTTTGATACTTACAGAGGACCTCCTTCCATTTCCAATGGAAATTATAGCCAGCTGCAGTTCCAAGCTAGAGAGTACCCTGGAACACCGTATTCCCAAAGG GATAATTTCCAGCAGTGTTACAAGCGAGGAGGGACATCTGGTGGTCCTCGGGCAAACTCGAGAG CAGGGTGGAGTGATTCTTCTCAGGTGAGCAGCCCAGAAAGAGACAACGAAACCTTTACCAGTGGTGACTCTGGACAAGGAGACTCCCGTAGCATGACCCCTGTGGATGTACCCGTGACAAACCCAGCAGCCACCATACTGCCAGTACACGTGTACCCCCTGCCTCAGCAGATGCGTGTTGCCTTCTCCGCAGCCAGAACCTCGAATCTCGCCCCTGGAACTTTAGACCAACCTATTGTGTTTGATCTTCTCCTGAACAACCTGGGAGAAACGTTTGATCTTCAGCTTGGTAGATTTAATTGCCCGGTGAATGGCACTTACGTTTTCATTTTCCACATGCTAAAGCTGGCAGTGAACGTGCCGCTGTACGTCAACCTCATGAAGAACGAAGAGGTCCTGGTGTCTGCCTATGCCAACGATGGTGCTCCGGACCACGAGACCGCCAGCAACCACGCGGTTCTTCAGCTCTTCCAGGGAGACCAGATATGGCTGCGCCTGCACAGAGGGGCGATTTATGGGAGCAGCTGGAAGTACTCCACATTTTCAGGCTATCTTCTTTACCAGGATTGA
- the CAPRIN2 gene encoding caprin-2 isoform X3: MKSAKPQVNHSQHGESQRAVSPLQSALSSAASPSQAYETYIDNGLICLKHKIRNIEKKKLKLEDYKDRLKNGEQLNPDQLEAVEKYEEVLHNLEFAKELQKTFSGLSQDLLKAQKKAQRREHMLKLEAEKKKLRTILQVQYVLQNLMQEHVQKDFKGGLNGAVYLPLKELDYLIKFSKLTCPERNESLSVEDQMEQSSLYFWDLLEGSEKAVVGTTYKHMKDLLSKLLNSGYFESIPVPKNAKEKEVSLEEEMLIKSEKKKQLLKTESVKESESLMELTQPEIQPQEFLNRRYMTEVDYTSKQDEEQSWEADYARKPNLPKCWDILTEPDGQEKKQESFKSWESSVKHQEVSKPAASLEQRKQEIPKLRSSLQEEQKKQDVSKTKATPSQWKQETPKSKAGYVQEEQKKQETSKPWPAQLQKEQDPKKQTPKSWTPSVQNDQDITKSWTTPICEEQDSRQPETPKSWENSVESQKHSLTPQSQISPKSWGVATASLIPNDQLLPRKFNTEPKDVPKPMHQPVGSSSTLPKDPVLRKEKLQDLMTQIQGTCNFMQESILDFDKPSSAIPSSQPPSATPGSPVASTEQNLSNQSDFLQEPLQAASSPVTCSSNACLVTADQASSGSGKEFMTSETPEAAVPPSKPPSSLASPNPPMSKGSDQGFQSPPASSSSVTINTAPFQAMQTVFNVNAPLPPRKEQEIKESPYSPGYNQSFTTASTQTPPQCQLPAIHVEQTVLSQETAQTNVFPRPSQPFVNSRGSVRGCTRGGRLLTNSYRSPGGYKGFDTYRGPPSISNGNYSQLQFQAREYPGTPYSQRDNFQQCYKRGGTSGGPRANSRAGWSDSSQVSSPERDNETFTSGDSGQGDSRSMTPVDVPVTNPAATILPVHVYPLPQQMRVAFSAARTSNLAPGTLDQPIVFDLLLNNLGETFDLQLGRFNCPVNGTYVFIFHMLKLAVNVPLYVNLMKNEEVLVSAYANDGAPDHETASNHAVLQLFQGDQIWLRLHRGAIYGSSWKYSTFSGYLLYQD; this comes from the exons GAAGCAGTTGAAAAATATGAAGAAGTGCTACATAACTTAGAATTTGCCAAGGAGCTTCAGAAAACCTTTTCTGGACTGAGCCAAGAT CTACTTAAAGCGCAGaagaaagcccagagaagggAGCACATGCTAAAACTTGAAGCTGAGAAGAAAAAGCTTCGCACTATACTTCAAGTTCAGTATGTATTGCAGAACTTGATGCAGGAACATGTACAGAAAGACTTCAAAGGGGGCTTGAATGGTGCAGTGTATTTGCCTTTAAAAGAACTTGACTACCtcattaaattttcaaaactgaccTGTCCTGAAAGGAATGAAAGTCTGAG TGTTGAAGACCAGATGGAGCAGTCATCCTTGTACTTTTGGGACCTTTTGGAAGGTAGTGAGAAAGCAGTGGTAGGAACGACAT acaaacacatgaaagatcTACTGTCTAAGTTGCTGAACTCAGGCTATTTTGAAAGTATACCAGTTCCAAAAAATGCTAAGGAAAAAGAGGTATCATTGGAagaagaaatgctaataaaatcagagaagaaaaaacagttaTTGAAGACTGAATCTGTCAAAGAGTCAG AGTCGCTTATGGAACTTACACAGCCAGAGATACAACCACAAGAG TTTCTTAACAGACGCTACATGACAGAAGTAGATTATACAAGTAAACAAGATGAAGAGCAATCTTGGGAAGCAGATTATGCTAGAAAACCAAATCTCCCCAAATGTTGGGATATACTTACTGAACCAGATGGCCAGGAGAAGAAACAGGAATCCTTCAAGTCCTGGGAGTCTTCTGTTAAGCACCAGGAGGTATCAAAGCCTGCAGCTTCCTTAGAACAGAGGAAACAAGAGATTCCAAAACTCAGGTCCAGTCTGCAGGAAGAGCAGAAGAAGCAGGATGTCTCCAAAACCAAGGCAACTCCTAGCCAGTGGAAGCAAGAAACTCCTAAATCCAAAGCGGGATACGTTCAAGAGGAACAGAAGAAGCAGGAGACATCAAAGCCTTGGCCAGCTCAGCTGCAGAAAGAACAGGATCCAAAGAAGCAAACTCCAAAGTCTTGGACACCTTCTGTGCAGAATGACCAGGACATCACCAAGTCATGGACCACTCCCATCTGTGAAGAACAGGATTCAAGACAGCCAGAGACTCCAAAATCCTGGGAAAACAGTGTTGAGAGTCaaaaacactctttaacaccacaGTCACAGATTTCTCCAAAGTCCTGGGGGGTAGCTACAGCAAGCCTCATACCAAACGACCAGCTCCTGCCCAGGAAGTTTAATACAGAACCCAAAGAT GTGCCTAAGCCTATGCATCAGCCTGTAGGTTCTTCCTCCACTCTTCCCAAGGATCCAGTATtgaggaaagaaaaactgcaggATCTGATGACCCAGATTCAAGGAACTTGTAACTTTATGCAA GAATCAATTCTGGATTTTGACAAACCTTCAAGTGCAATTCCATCATCACAGCCGCCTTCAGCTACTCCAGGTAGCCCAGTAG CATCTACAGAACAAAATCTATCCAATCAAAGTGATTTTCTTCAAGAGCCATTACAG GCCGCTTCTTCTCCAGTTACTTGTAGCTCAAATGCTTGCTTGGTTACTGCCGATCAGGCTTCTTCGGGATCTGGCAAAGAGTTTATGACCTCAGAGACTCCTGAG GCAGCAGTTCCCCCAAGCAAGCCACCGTCTTCACTAGCTTCTCCAAATCCTCCCATGTCAAAGGGCTCTGACCAGGGCTTCCAGTCACCTCCAGCAAGTAGTAGTTCAGTAACCATTAACACAGCACCCTTTCAAGCCATGCAGACA GTATTTAATGTTAATGCACCTCTGCCTCCACGTAAagagcaagaaataaaagaatccccTTATTCACCTGGCTACAATCAAAGTTTTACTACAGCAAGTACACAAACACCACCCCAGTGCCAACTGCCAGCTATACACGTAGAACAAACTGTCCTTTCTCAAGAGACTG CACAGACGAATGTATTTCCCAGACCCTCTCAGCCATTTGTCAATAGCCGGGGATCTGTTAGAGGATGTACTCGTGGTGGGAGATTACTAACCAATTCGTATCGGTCCCCTGGTGGTTATAAAG GTTTTGATACTTACAGAGGACCTCCTTCCATTTCCAATGGAAATTATAGCCAGCTGCAGTTCCAAGCTAGAGAGTACCCTGGAACACCGTATTCCCAAAGG GATAATTTCCAGCAGTGTTACAAGCGAGGAGGGACATCTGGTGGTCCTCGGGCAAACTCGAGAG CAGGGTGGAGTGATTCTTCTCAGGTGAGCAGCCCAGAAAGAGACAACGAAACCTTTACCAGTGGTGACTCTGGACAAGGAGACTCCCGTAGCATGACCCCTGTGGATGTACCCGTGACAAACCCAGCAGCCACCATACTGCCAGTACACGTGTACCCCCTGCCTCAGCAGATGCGTGTTGCCTTCTCCGCAGCCAGAACCTCGAATCTCGCCCCTGGAACTTTAGACCAACCTATTGTGTTTGATCTTCTCCTGAACAACCTGGGAGAAACGTTTGATCTTCAGCTTGGTAGATTTAATTGCCCGGTGAATGGCACTTACGTTTTCATTTTCCACATGCTAAAGCTGGCAGTGAACGTGCCGCTGTACGTCAACCTCATGAAGAACGAAGAGGTCCTGGTGTCTGCCTATGCCAACGATGGTGCTCCGGACCACGAGACCGCCAGCAACCACGCGGTTCTTCAGCTCTTCCAGGGAGACCAGATATGGCTGCGCCTGCACAGAGGGGCGATTTATGGGAGCAGCTGGAAGTACTCCACATTTTCAGGCTATCTTCTTTACCAGGATTGA
- the CAPRIN2 gene encoding caprin-2 isoform X7: MKSAKPQVNHSQHGESQRAVSPLQSALSSAASPSQAYETYIDNGLICLKHKIRNIEKKKLKLEDYKDRLKNGEQLNPDQLEAVEKYEEVLHNLEFAKELQKTFSGLSQDLLKAQKKAQRREHMLKLEAEKKKLRTILQVQYVLQNLMQEHVQKDFKGGLNGAVYLPLKELDYLIKFSKLTCPERNESLSVEDQMEQSSLYFWDLLEGSEKAVVGTTYKHMKDLLSKLLNSGYFESIPVPKNAKEKEVSLEEEMLIKSEKKKQLLKTESVKESESLMELTQPEIQPQEFLNRRYMTEVDYTSKQDEEQSWEADYARKPNLPKCWDILTEPDGQEKKQESFKSWESSVKHQEVSKPAASLEQRKQEIPKLRSSLQEEQKKQDVSKTKATPSQWKQETPKSKAGYVQEEQKKQETSKPWPAQLQKEQDPKKQTPKSWTPSVQNDQDITKSWTTPICEEQDSRQPETPKSWENSVESQKHSLTPQSQISPKSWGVATASLIPNDQLLPRKFNTEPKDVPKPMHQPVGSSSTLPKDPVLRKEKLQDLMTQIQGTCNFMQESILDFDKPSSAIPSSQPPSATPGSPVASTEQNLSNQSDFLQEPLQAASSPVTCSSNACLVTADQASSGSGKEFMTSETPEAAVPPSKPPSSLASPNPPMSKGSDQGFQSPPASSSSVTINTAPFQAMQTVFNVNAPLPPRKEQEIKESPYSPGYNQSFTTASTQTPPQCQLPAIHVEQTVLSQETGFDTYRGPPSISNGNYSQLQFQAREYPGTPYSQRDNFQQCYKRGGTSGGPRANSRAGWSDSSQVSSPERDNETFTSGDSGQGDSRSMTPVDVPVTNPAATILPVHVYPLPQQMRVAFSAARTSNLAPGTLDQPIVFDLLLNNLGETFDLQLGRFNCPVNGTYVFIFHMLKLAVNVPLYVNLMKNEEVLVSAYANDGAPDHETASNHAVLQLFQGDQIWLRLHRGAIYGSSWKYSTFSGYLLYQD, translated from the exons GAAGCAGTTGAAAAATATGAAGAAGTGCTACATAACTTAGAATTTGCCAAGGAGCTTCAGAAAACCTTTTCTGGACTGAGCCAAGAT CTACTTAAAGCGCAGaagaaagcccagagaagggAGCACATGCTAAAACTTGAAGCTGAGAAGAAAAAGCTTCGCACTATACTTCAAGTTCAGTATGTATTGCAGAACTTGATGCAGGAACATGTACAGAAAGACTTCAAAGGGGGCTTGAATGGTGCAGTGTATTTGCCTTTAAAAGAACTTGACTACCtcattaaattttcaaaactgaccTGTCCTGAAAGGAATGAAAGTCTGAG TGTTGAAGACCAGATGGAGCAGTCATCCTTGTACTTTTGGGACCTTTTGGAAGGTAGTGAGAAAGCAGTGGTAGGAACGACAT acaaacacatgaaagatcTACTGTCTAAGTTGCTGAACTCAGGCTATTTTGAAAGTATACCAGTTCCAAAAAATGCTAAGGAAAAAGAGGTATCATTGGAagaagaaatgctaataaaatcagagaagaaaaaacagttaTTGAAGACTGAATCTGTCAAAGAGTCAG AGTCGCTTATGGAACTTACACAGCCAGAGATACAACCACAAGAG TTTCTTAACAGACGCTACATGACAGAAGTAGATTATACAAGTAAACAAGATGAAGAGCAATCTTGGGAAGCAGATTATGCTAGAAAACCAAATCTCCCCAAATGTTGGGATATACTTACTGAACCAGATGGCCAGGAGAAGAAACAGGAATCCTTCAAGTCCTGGGAGTCTTCTGTTAAGCACCAGGAGGTATCAAAGCCTGCAGCTTCCTTAGAACAGAGGAAACAAGAGATTCCAAAACTCAGGTCCAGTCTGCAGGAAGAGCAGAAGAAGCAGGATGTCTCCAAAACCAAGGCAACTCCTAGCCAGTGGAAGCAAGAAACTCCTAAATCCAAAGCGGGATACGTTCAAGAGGAACAGAAGAAGCAGGAGACATCAAAGCCTTGGCCAGCTCAGCTGCAGAAAGAACAGGATCCAAAGAAGCAAACTCCAAAGTCTTGGACACCTTCTGTGCAGAATGACCAGGACATCACCAAGTCATGGACCACTCCCATCTGTGAAGAACAGGATTCAAGACAGCCAGAGACTCCAAAATCCTGGGAAAACAGTGTTGAGAGTCaaaaacactctttaacaccacaGTCACAGATTTCTCCAAAGTCCTGGGGGGTAGCTACAGCAAGCCTCATACCAAACGACCAGCTCCTGCCCAGGAAGTTTAATACAGAACCCAAAGAT GTGCCTAAGCCTATGCATCAGCCTGTAGGTTCTTCCTCCACTCTTCCCAAGGATCCAGTATtgaggaaagaaaaactgcaggATCTGATGACCCAGATTCAAGGAACTTGTAACTTTATGCAA GAATCAATTCTGGATTTTGACAAACCTTCAAGTGCAATTCCATCATCACAGCCGCCTTCAGCTACTCCAGGTAGCCCAGTAG CATCTACAGAACAAAATCTATCCAATCAAAGTGATTTTCTTCAAGAGCCATTACAG GCCGCTTCTTCTCCAGTTACTTGTAGCTCAAATGCTTGCTTGGTTACTGCCGATCAGGCTTCTTCGGGATCTGGCAAAGAGTTTATGACCTCAGAGACTCCTGAG GCAGCAGTTCCCCCAAGCAAGCCACCGTCTTCACTAGCTTCTCCAAATCCTCCCATGTCAAAGGGCTCTGACCAGGGCTTCCAGTCACCTCCAGCAAGTAGTAGTTCAGTAACCATTAACACAGCACCCTTTCAAGCCATGCAGACA GTATTTAATGTTAATGCACCTCTGCCTCCACGTAAagagcaagaaataaaagaatccccTTATTCACCTGGCTACAATCAAAGTTTTACTACAGCAAGTACACAAACACCACCCCAGTGCCAACTGCCAGCTATACACGTAGAACAAACTGTCCTTTCTCAAGAGACTG GTTTTGATACTTACAGAGGACCTCCTTCCATTTCCAATGGAAATTATAGCCAGCTGCAGTTCCAAGCTAGAGAGTACCCTGGAACACCGTATTCCCAAAGG GATAATTTCCAGCAGTGTTACAAGCGAGGAGGGACATCTGGTGGTCCTCGGGCAAACTCGAGAG CAGGGTGGAGTGATTCTTCTCAGGTGAGCAGCCCAGAAAGAGACAACGAAACCTTTACCAGTGGTGACTCTGGACAAGGAGACTCCCGTAGCATGACCCCTGTGGATGTACCCGTGACAAACCCAGCAGCCACCATACTGCCAGTACACGTGTACCCCCTGCCTCAGCAGATGCGTGTTGCCTTCTCCGCAGCCAGAACCTCGAATCTCGCCCCTGGAACTTTAGACCAACCTATTGTGTTTGATCTTCTCCTGAACAACCTGGGAGAAACGTTTGATCTTCAGCTTGGTAGATTTAATTGCCCGGTGAATGGCACTTACGTTTTCATTTTCCACATGCTAAAGCTGGCAGTGAACGTGCCGCTGTACGTCAACCTCATGAAGAACGAAGAGGTCCTGGTGTCTGCCTATGCCAACGATGGTGCTCCGGACCACGAGACCGCCAGCAACCACGCGGTTCTTCAGCTCTTCCAGGGAGACCAGATATGGCTGCGCCTGCACAGAGGGGCGATTTATGGGAGCAGCTGGAAGTACTCCACATTTTCAGGCTATCTTCTTTACCAGGATTGA